The proteins below come from a single Juglans regia cultivar Chandler chromosome 12, Walnut 2.0, whole genome shotgun sequence genomic window:
- the LOC108998222 gene encoding E3 ubiquitin-protein ligase RNF4-like isoform X2 has product MVLDLDLNMAPPNENRDLEGPSTQVEHNGTQTGPQGRSAPPPLIDVEAIDDDVVESSPWAFAQARNRSRRNGGRRVVDVDLETRTRVVTQNNRDRRRDLPRQTIFNCDLYINLESSSNTTRENVTKPPLPPKEPTLTCPICMGPVVEEMSTRCGHIFCKACITTAMRTQSKCPTCRKPITINELIRIFLPSSS; this is encoded by the exons ATGGTTCTGGATTTAGACCTCAACATGGCACCACCAAATGAGAATCGGGATCTGGAGGGCCCTTCAACTCAAGTGGAGCATAATGGAACTCAAACTGGCCCACAAGGGCGGTCTGCACCACCTCCTTTGATTGATGTTGAGGCCATCGATGACGATGTTGTCGAGTCCTCACCGTGGGCTTTTGCTCAA GCCAGAAACAGGTCCAGAAGGAATGGTGGAAGGCGTGTTGTGGATGTGGATCTAG AAACAAGGACCAGGGTGGTTACCCAGAATAACCGTGACAGGCGAAGAGATCTGCCCCGCCAAACAATTTTTAATTGCGATTTGTACATAAATTTGGAAAGCAGTAGCAACACTACG AGAGAGAATGTGACAAAGCCACCTTTACCACCAAAGGAGCCCACACTTACATGTCCAATTTGTATGGGCCCAGTAGTTGAGGAAATGTCGACGAGGTGTGGTCACATATTCTGTAAGGCATGTATTACGACTGCAATGCGCACGCAGAGTAAATGCCCCACTTGTAGGAAACCCATCACAATAAACGAGCTCATTAGAATCTTCCTGCCTTCAAGCAGTTGA
- the LOC108998230 gene encoding cell division control protein 45 homolog isoform X2 has translation MVREQRIESFYAKIRESVAASSSSPLLIFPSTSDVDSLCALKIIFHILESDSIRYACYPVSSFQEIHKYVGPSLSSSDEPVSILLINWGCHRDLRKVLNLGPEVHVFVVDSHRPIHLHNLSDQNDRVVVLFTQDDEHQTDLAYDFDVSALANASDLNSDDEADEELNSEDENNSESDEEVDGSGSRKRRRVSEENKDDPVQVFCKLKREYYYTDQFVHERLTDERYQAGVMELEQHINSSGNLDAVTLVTLKDGTKIRAPNVSRIAYEDEPRLMLLQEWTLFDSMLCSSYIATKLKTWSDNGMKKLKLLLARMGFALVDCQQKFRHMDHEVKQKMKDEFDRFLPEYGLADFYYRSFLRLHGYHSRVSAADVVYGVTALLESFVKSDASCTSKQFGVAYDALSLSNLDKLKAGMQHAIRIQRAILRQGSTSITKSGCIRSGRKFRWVKLEDSVDTKLLGYPQSLTRFCHFVMDALREKGAKMKPLLCACLSQGPNKVLIVGVCGKPRLGEVQGNAFGIAFRNAAKEIGAEFFHELFESSWIVLDAAAVNSFMVRLSEKL, from the exons ATGGTGAGGGAGCAAAGGATTGAGTCATTTTATGCAAAGATTCGTGAATCTGTGGCAGCTTCTTCGTCATCTCCTCTGCTAATATTTCCATCCACATCTGATGTAGACTCACTCTGTGCCCTCAAGATAATTTTCCATATCCTCGAATCAGATTCCATTCGATACGCCTGTTATCCAGTCTCATCATTTCAGGAAATTCACAAATATGTTGGGCCTAGTTTGTCTTCTTCTGATGAGCCTGTTTCAATTCTTTTGATAAATTGGGGTTGCCATAGAGACTTAAGGAAGGTCCTGAATTTAGGCCCAGAAGTTCATGTTTTTGTGGTGGATAGTCATCGGCCGATTCATTTGCACAATTTGAGTGATCAAAACGATAGGGTGGTTGTGCTTTTTACACAGGATGATGAACACCAGACTGATTTGGCATACgattttgatgtttcggccctGGCGAATGCGAGTGATTTGAATAGTGATGATGAGGCAGATGAGGAATTGAACAGTGAAGATGAGAACAATAGTGAAAGCGATGAAGAGGTGGATGGGAGCGGGTCAAGGAAGCGGAGGAGGGTTTCAGAAGAAAATAAGGATGACCCTGTTCAAGTATTCTGCAAACTGAAGAGGGAGTATTATTATACGG ATCAGTTTGTTCATGAGAGGTTAACTGATGAGAGGTACCAAGCTGGGGTTATGGAGCTTGAGCAGCATATCAACAGTTCAGGGAATTTGGATGCCGTAACATTGGTGACTCTGAAAGATGGGACAAAGATTCGAGCACCCAATGTGTCTAGAATTGCATATGAAGATGAACCGAGACTGATGTTGTTACAGGAGTGGACTTTATTTGATTCAATGTTGTGTTCTTCGTATATTGCAACTAAATTGAAAACATGGAGTGATAATGGAATGAAAAAGCTCAAGCTTCTTCTAGCCAGGATGGGATTTGCTCTTGTGGATTGCCAACAGAAGTTTCGGCACATGGATCATGAAGTAAAACAGAAGATGAAAGATGAGTTTGATCGGTTTTTACCTGAGTATGGGCTTGCTGATTTCTACTACAGGAGTTTCTTGCGGTTACACGGTTATCACTCAAGGGTGTCAGCAGCAGATGTGGTGTATGGGGTTACTGCTCTGCTTGAATCATTTGTGAAATCAGATGCCTCTTGTACTTCCAAGCAGTTTGGCGTAGCTTATGATGCACTGTCCTTGAGCAACCTTGATAAGCTGAAAGCTGGAATGCAACATGCAATCAGAATACAAAGGGCAATACTTAGACAAGGAAGTACATCAATTACTAAGAGTGGTTGCATAAGAAGTGGAAGAAAGTTTCGGTGGGTAAAGCTTGAAGATTCGGTGGATACAAAGCTTCTGGGTTACCCCCAATCTCTGACTAgattttgtcattttgtgaTGGATGCCTTGCGAGAAAAGGGAGCAAAAATGAAGCCTTTGCTCTGTGCTTGCTTATCACAAGGGCCCAACAAGGTATTGATCGTAGGAGTTTGTGGGAAGCCTCGACTTGGGGAAGTTCAAGGAAACGCATTTGGAATTGCATTTAGAAATGCAGCTAAGGAGATTGGGGCTGAATTTTTCCATGAATTGTTCGAATCTTCATGGATTGTCCTGGATGCAGCTGCAGTCAATTCCTTTATGGTTAGGTTGTCTGAAAAACTCTGA
- the LOC108998294 gene encoding oleoyl-acyl carrier protein thioesterase 1, chloroplastic-like, giving the protein MLNVSCNVSNGQIHALAQCAFLGRCTSTLRINDAIWCRPLRKPPVLVRAVLSERGGAGSSSGVLGSDRVVGSGSASLGDRLRLGSLTEDGLSYKERFIVRCYEVGINKTATVETIANLLQEVGCNHAQNVGFSTDGFATTPTMRKMHLIWVTARMHIEIYRYPAWSDVVEIETWCQGDGRIGTRRDWIIKDYATDQVIGRATSKWVMMNQETRRLQKVSDDVREEYLVYCPRELRLAIPEENSTSLKKIPKLEDPAQNSKVGLVPRRSDLDMNQHVNNVTYIGWVLESMPQEVIDSHELQTITLDYRRECQHDDLVDSLTTVEPVVDATAVSELQEKNGSADVKEYKEDLPQFLHLLRLSGDGLEINRGRTVWRKKPAR; this is encoded by the exons ATGCTGAACGTCTCCTGCAATGTGAGCAATGGTCAGATTCACGCCCTAGCCCAATGCGCTTTTCTGGGTCGTTGTACTTCCACTCTCCGGATAAACGACGCCATTTGGTGCCGGCCACTTCGTAAACCTCCGGTTCTGGTCCGGGCTGTCTTGTCGGAGCGGGGTGGAGCAGGAAGCTCCAGCGGGGTCTTGGGGTCGGACAGGGTGGTCGGATCCGGGTCCGCGAGCCTGGGGGACCGGTTGAGGCTGGGAAGCTTGACGGAGGACGGGTTGTCTTATAAGGAGAGGTTCATAGTGAGGTGCTATGAGGTTGGGATTAACAAAACCGCTACAGTTGAAACCATTGCCAATCTCTTGCAG GAAGTTGGATGCAACCATGCTCAAAATGTAGGATTTTCCACAGATGGTTTTGCGACGACCCCCACCATGAGGAAAATGCATCTCATATGGGTGACTGCTCGCATGCACATTGAAATCTACAGATACCCTGCTTG GAGTGATGTAGTTGAAATTGAAACTTGGTGCCAAGGGGATGGAAGAATTGGAACTAGACGTGATTGGATAATCAAGGACTATGCTACCGATCAAGTAATTGGAAGAGCAACAAG CAAGTGGGTTATGATGAACCAAGAAACCAGACGACTTCAGAAAGTTAGCGATGATGTCCGGGAAGAGTATTTAGTTTATTGCCCACGTGAACTCAG ATTAGCAATTCCAGAGGAGAATAGTACTAGCttgaaaaaaataccaaaactgGAAGATCCTGCTCAGAATTCTAAAGTGGGACTTGTG CCTAGACGATCTGATCTGGACATGAACCAGCATGTTAATAACGTCACCTACATTGGATGGGTTCTAGAG AGCATGCCACAAGAAGTCATTGATAGCCATGAACTGCAAACCATTACCCTAGATTACAGACGGGAGTGCCAACATGATGACCTAGTTGATTCACTTACCACTGTGGAACCAGTTGTGGATGCTACAGCAGTTTCTGAGcttcaagaaaaaaatgggTCTGCTGATGTAAAGGAATACAAAGAAGATTTGCCTCAGTTTTTACATTTATTGAGATTGTCAGGTGATGGGCTTGAAATTAACCGAGGACGCACTGTGTGGAGAAAGAAACCTGCCAGATGA
- the LOC108998222 gene encoding E3 ubiquitin-protein ligase RNF4-like isoform X1: MITQAARGAPARGNHQRKMVLDLDLNMAPPNENRDLEGPSTQVEHNGTQTGPQGRSAPPPLIDVEAIDDDVVESSPWAFAQARNRSRRNGGRRVVDVDLETRTRVVTQNNRDRRRDLPRQTIFNCDLYINLESSSNTTRENVTKPPLPPKEPTLTCPICMGPVVEEMSTRCGHIFCKACITTAMRTQSKCPTCRKPITINELIRIFLPSSS; the protein is encoded by the exons ATGATTACTCAGGCGGCCAGGGGGGCTCCTGCAAGAGGGAATCATCAAAGGAAGATGGTTCTGGATTTAGACCTCAACATGGCACCACCAAATGAGAATCGGGATCTGGAGGGCCCTTCAACTCAAGTGGAGCATAATGGAACTCAAACTGGCCCACAAGGGCGGTCTGCACCACCTCCTTTGATTGATGTTGAGGCCATCGATGACGATGTTGTCGAGTCCTCACCGTGGGCTTTTGCTCAA GCCAGAAACAGGTCCAGAAGGAATGGTGGAAGGCGTGTTGTGGATGTGGATCTAG AAACAAGGACCAGGGTGGTTACCCAGAATAACCGTGACAGGCGAAGAGATCTGCCCCGCCAAACAATTTTTAATTGCGATTTGTACATAAATTTGGAAAGCAGTAGCAACACTACG AGAGAGAATGTGACAAAGCCACCTTTACCACCAAAGGAGCCCACACTTACATGTCCAATTTGTATGGGCCCAGTAGTTGAGGAAATGTCGACGAGGTGTGGTCACATATTCTGTAAGGCATGTATTACGACTGCAATGCGCACGCAGAGTAAATGCCCCACTTGTAGGAAACCCATCACAATAAACGAGCTCATTAGAATCTTCCTGCCTTCAAGCAGTTGA
- the LOC108998230 gene encoding cell division control protein 45 homolog isoform X1 produces MVREQRIESFYAKIRESVAASSSSPLLIFPSTSDVDSLCALKIIFHILESDSIRYACYPVSSFQEIHKYVGPSLSSSDEPVSILLINWGCHRDLRKVLNLGPEVHVFVVDSHRPIHLHNLSDQNDRVVVLFTQDDEHQTDLAYDFDVSALANASDLNSDDEADEELNSEDENNSESDEEVDGSGSRKRRRVSEENKDDPVQVFCKLKREYYYTGTFHGKPSGCLMYDLSHSLRKNTNELLWLACVSLTDQFVHERLTDERYQAGVMELEQHINSSGNLDAVTLVTLKDGTKIRAPNVSRIAYEDEPRLMLLQEWTLFDSMLCSSYIATKLKTWSDNGMKKLKLLLARMGFALVDCQQKFRHMDHEVKQKMKDEFDRFLPEYGLADFYYRSFLRLHGYHSRVSAADVVYGVTALLESFVKSDASCTSKQFGVAYDALSLSNLDKLKAGMQHAIRIQRAILRQGSTSITKSGCIRSGRKFRWVKLEDSVDTKLLGYPQSLTRFCHFVMDALREKGAKMKPLLCACLSQGPNKVLIVGVCGKPRLGEVQGNAFGIAFRNAAKEIGAEFFHELFESSWIVLDAAAVNSFMVRLSEKL; encoded by the coding sequence ATGGTGAGGGAGCAAAGGATTGAGTCATTTTATGCAAAGATTCGTGAATCTGTGGCAGCTTCTTCGTCATCTCCTCTGCTAATATTTCCATCCACATCTGATGTAGACTCACTCTGTGCCCTCAAGATAATTTTCCATATCCTCGAATCAGATTCCATTCGATACGCCTGTTATCCAGTCTCATCATTTCAGGAAATTCACAAATATGTTGGGCCTAGTTTGTCTTCTTCTGATGAGCCTGTTTCAATTCTTTTGATAAATTGGGGTTGCCATAGAGACTTAAGGAAGGTCCTGAATTTAGGCCCAGAAGTTCATGTTTTTGTGGTGGATAGTCATCGGCCGATTCATTTGCACAATTTGAGTGATCAAAACGATAGGGTGGTTGTGCTTTTTACACAGGATGATGAACACCAGACTGATTTGGCATACgattttgatgtttcggccctGGCGAATGCGAGTGATTTGAATAGTGATGATGAGGCAGATGAGGAATTGAACAGTGAAGATGAGAACAATAGTGAAAGCGATGAAGAGGTGGATGGGAGCGGGTCAAGGAAGCGGAGGAGGGTTTCAGAAGAAAATAAGGATGACCCTGTTCAAGTATTCTGCAAACTGAAGAGGGAGTATTATTATACGGGTACTTTCCATGGAAAGCCATCTGGGTGTTTGATGTATGATTTGTCACATTCTTTGAGGAAGAATACAAATGAGTTGCTTTGGTTGGCTTGTGTTTCATTGACAGATCAGTTTGTTCATGAGAGGTTAACTGATGAGAGGTACCAAGCTGGGGTTATGGAGCTTGAGCAGCATATCAACAGTTCAGGGAATTTGGATGCCGTAACATTGGTGACTCTGAAAGATGGGACAAAGATTCGAGCACCCAATGTGTCTAGAATTGCATATGAAGATGAACCGAGACTGATGTTGTTACAGGAGTGGACTTTATTTGATTCAATGTTGTGTTCTTCGTATATTGCAACTAAATTGAAAACATGGAGTGATAATGGAATGAAAAAGCTCAAGCTTCTTCTAGCCAGGATGGGATTTGCTCTTGTGGATTGCCAACAGAAGTTTCGGCACATGGATCATGAAGTAAAACAGAAGATGAAAGATGAGTTTGATCGGTTTTTACCTGAGTATGGGCTTGCTGATTTCTACTACAGGAGTTTCTTGCGGTTACACGGTTATCACTCAAGGGTGTCAGCAGCAGATGTGGTGTATGGGGTTACTGCTCTGCTTGAATCATTTGTGAAATCAGATGCCTCTTGTACTTCCAAGCAGTTTGGCGTAGCTTATGATGCACTGTCCTTGAGCAACCTTGATAAGCTGAAAGCTGGAATGCAACATGCAATCAGAATACAAAGGGCAATACTTAGACAAGGAAGTACATCAATTACTAAGAGTGGTTGCATAAGAAGTGGAAGAAAGTTTCGGTGGGTAAAGCTTGAAGATTCGGTGGATACAAAGCTTCTGGGTTACCCCCAATCTCTGACTAgattttgtcattttgtgaTGGATGCCTTGCGAGAAAAGGGAGCAAAAATGAAGCCTTTGCTCTGTGCTTGCTTATCACAAGGGCCCAACAAGGTATTGATCGTAGGAGTTTGTGGGAAGCCTCGACTTGGGGAAGTTCAAGGAAACGCATTTGGAATTGCATTTAGAAATGCAGCTAAGGAGATTGGGGCTGAATTTTTCCATGAATTGTTCGAATCTTCATGGATTGTCCTGGATGCAGCTGCAGTCAATTCCTTTATGGTTAGGTTGTCTGAAAAACTCTGA